Proteins encoded within one genomic window of Natator depressus isolate rNatDep1 chromosome 1, rNatDep2.hap1, whole genome shotgun sequence:
- the SLC38A4 gene encoding sodium-coupled neutral amino acid transporter 4, with translation MDRMELQNVNIKLDEESNSGESIEDSYTDIIDPEKATISSQFANNDAESQKFLPNGFLGKKKLADYQEEYHPGTTSFGMSAFNLSNAIMGSGILGLSYAMANTGIILFVILLLSIAILSLYSVHLLLKTSKEGGSLIYEKLGEKAFGWPGKYGAFVSIIMQNIGAMSSYLFIIKYELPEVIRAFLHLEENSGEWYLNGNYLVIFVSVGIILPLSLLKNLGYLGYTSGFSLTCMVFFLTVVIYKKSQIPCPLPVLENSVGNWTYNNNSVPMHLVMLPNESVNSKVNFMMDNTPGHTTGFEEAKDTLHTSGVEYEAHSDSDDMCQPKYFVFNSQTAYTIPILAFAFVCHPEVLPIYSELKDRSRKRMQNVSNISIAGMLIMYLLAALFGYLTFYGEVEDELLHTYTKVYTFDTPLLLVRLAVLVAVTLTVPIVLFPIRSSVTTLLFPKRPFSWIRHFLIAAVILAFTNTLVIFVPAIKDIFGFIGASAATMLIFILPAAFYLRLVKKEPLRSPQKIGALIFLIVGIIFMLGSMTLIALDWIYHSSSSKHH, from the exons ATGGATCGCATGGAACTGCAAAATGTCAACATCAAACTTGATGAGGAGAGCAATAGCGGAGAAAGCATTGAAGACAGCTACACGGATATAATAGATCCAGAAAAAGCTACTATTAGCAG TCAATTTGCTAACAATGATGCAGAAAGTCAGAAGTTCCTTCCAAATGGATTTCTGGGCAAAAAGAAATTGGCAGACTATCAGGAGGAATAT CATCCAGGAACTACTTCCTTTGGAATGTCAGCGTTTAACCTGAGCAATGCCATCATGGGGAGTGGCATCTTAGGGCTGTCATATGCCATGGCCAACACAGGAATTATACTTTTTGT AATCCTACTGCTCAGCATAGCAATATTATCACTCTATTCAGTTCACCTTTTACTGAAGACCTCAAAAGAAGGAG GCTCCCTAATATATGAAAAACTAGGTGAAAAGGCATTTGGATGGCCTGGAAAATATGGTGCTTTTGTTTCGATTATAATGCAGAATATTGGTG caATGTCAAGCTACCTCTTTATTATTAAATATGAACTTCCCGAAGTAATCCGAGCATTTCTGCATCTTGAAGAGAATTCTGG AGAATGGTACCTGAATGGTAACTACCTCGTTATATTTGTGTCAGTTGGAATTATTCTTCCACTTTCCCTTCTAAAAAATTtag GTTACCTTGGTTATACGAGTGGATTTTCACTTACCTGCATGGTTTTCTTTCTCACTGTG GTAATCTACAAGAAATCCCAAATACCTTGCCCTCTCCCTGTCCTGGAAAATAGCGTTGGAAACTGGACCTACAACAACAACTCAGTTCCGATGCACTTAGTGATGTTACCAAATGAGTCTGTTAATTCTAAAGTGAATTTCATGATGGACAATACACCTGGGCACACCACAGGTTTTGAGGAGGCAAAAGACACCCTACACACAAGTGGAGTGGAATATGAAGCCCACAGTGATAGTGATGACATGTGCCAACCCAAATATTTTGTGTTTAACTCACAG ACTGCCTATACAATACCCATCCTGGCATTTGCATTCGTATGCCACCCTGAGGTGCTACCAATATACAGTGAACTTAAAGA CCGGTCACGAAAGAGGATGCAGAATGTTTCAAACATCTCCATTGCTGGAATGCTGATCATGTATCTGCTTGCTGCTCTCTTTGGTTATCTTACGTTCTACG gAGAAGTTGAAGATGAATTACTTCATACATACACCAAAGTGTACACCTTCGACACCCCTCTTCTGCTGGTTCGCCTGGCAGTGCTTGTGGCTGTCACCTTAACTGTGCCCATAGTCCTTTTCCCT ATCCGCTCATCAGTCACCACATTGTTGTTTCCCAAAAGGCCATTCAGTTGGATAAGGCATTTCCTGATCGCAGCAGTAATTCTTGCATTTACTAACACACTTGTAATTTTTGTGCCTGCTATTAAAGACATCTTTGGATTCATTG GTGCATCGGCTGCCACAATGTTGATTTTCATTCTTCCTGCTGCCTTCTATCTACGGCTTGTTAAGAAAGAACCTTTGAGGTCACCCCAGAAGATTGGG